The DNA segment GAGCTGGCGCAGCGCCGATAAAATCGATGCCTTTAAAGGCTGCCCCGTGGCCTGGAAATAATTGGTGGAAACAATCTGGAAACCGGCGCAGAAGATGCCGAACAGGTAAATCCGCAGGCACTTTACGGCGAATTCCGTAAAATGCTCGTTCTCATGGCCGAAGATGGATACAATCGCCTCCGGCATGGTCTGACAGACGATCCAGCCAACGAAAATTAAAAGCGTTGCCAGGGTGACGGCAATTTTATAGGTGGTCTTAATCCTGCCGTATTTTAATGCGCCCCGGTTGTACCCGAAGATCGGCTGCGAGCCGATTCCAACGCCGATGCCGAAAGCCGCCATAATCATGGAAATTTTCATGACAATGCCCATGGCGCTTAAGGCCACATCGCCGCCGATGGGACTCTGGTTTCCGTAGTACACGAGGGAATTGTTCATAATCACCTGCATGACGCAGGCTACGGACTGGGTAATCCCGGAGGAAATGCCGAGAGCCAGGAAGCTTTTAATTAACGCCGGCTCCAGACGCGCCCCTTTCAATTTCAGGCGCATGTGCTGCGGATTGTTTTTTGACGGCCTGACAAAATAGGTAAACAGGATCACCGCCGAAATAATCTGGGACGTAATGGTCGCAACGGCGGCGCCGGCCACGCCCCAGTGGAACACGAATATGTAAATCGGATCCAGGATCGTATTCAAAATCGCTCCCACCAGGATCCCATACATGGAAAGCCGCGGGTTCCCGTCGGTTCTCGCCAGATTGGAAAGGGCAATGGATACCAGGTTGAACGGCGTGCCGATTAAGATGATCGAAGTGTAGTCGATGGCATAAGGCATGATGTTTTCCGTCGCCCCGAACAGGCGAAGGAGAGGTTCCAGCACAAGAAGGCCGGCCGCCATCAGGATCACGCCGATGATAGCCGTAAAATACAGCGCGTTGTTCAACGTCCTGTTGGCTTCGTCCTCCTTCTTTTCCCCGAGCTTGATGGCAGCGTAAGCACTGGCGCCGGAGCCGGCCAGCGTCCCGAAGGCCACGAGGATCGTCATAATCGGAAAGGACACGGTCGTCGCCGCATTGCCGAGATAGCCGACGCCCTGTCCGATGAAAATCTGGTCGACGATGTTGTAAATGGAATTGATCAGGCAGGAAATAATAGCCGGCACGGAAAACGTCACCAGAAGCTTCGGAATAGATTCCGTCCCCAACGGGTTTTCATATGCCTTTGCCTGCCCTGTCGCAGTTTCTGTCATGCGTTCTTTCTCCCTTCTCTTTCTGTATCCCATTCCAGCTTCCGGCAGGAAAGCTCGGCCATCCGGCGAAGCTGCGCCTTCAAAGCATCGGCTTCCTCATCCGCCAGCCCCTCCATCAGGTTCTCGTTCCATTCGTCCCGCAGTCTGTAAACCTTCTGCACCAGGGCCTCCGCCTTTTTGGTCGTGTAAAGACGCCGGACGCGGCCGTCCTTCTCATCCGCCTCGATCCGGATATACCCTTCCTCCCAGAGCTTTTTCACGGCTTTTGTGACAGTCCCCTTGTCAAAATTCCCGGTCTGGGCAAGCTCATGCATCATCATTCCTTCGTTTTCCGCAATCCGCAGGATGAAAAACTGCTGCCCACTCCCGATCTGATCCCCGCAGAGATTCAAATCAAAAAACTTCTGCGTGTTCCTTTGAATAATGGAAATATATTTTAAAACGGTGAATGCATCCTGCATCAAAACCTGTCCTCCTTTGCCGGAATTTAGTTGACTGTCCAACAATTATATTTCTACTATACTGCAAGAAAGTTGGAAAGTCAACTAAATTCATGAATTTCCCGGCACACAAAAAGAGGGACACTGCCCCGCAGGCGATTCTCTTCACCTGCAAAGCAGCATCCCTCTTTCCTTTGAGCAGGACGATAAGCCGGGTTCTGTCACGCATCGCGCGGATGGTCATCTATCTAGGCCGTCCGTCACCGGACGGCTCGAGCGGCCTACCCGGAGGCAGACGGGCCGCCTTATGCCTCCTGTTTGGCCTTGCTTCAGATGGGGTTTGCATGTGCCCTTCCTGTTACCAGCAAGGCGGTAGTCTCTTACACTGCCTTTCCACCCTTACACGGCTTTCGCCATGCGGTTTATTTCTGTTGCACTTTCCCTGGGGTCGCCCCCGCCAGACGTTATCTGGCACCCTGCCCTGTGAAGCCCGGACTTTCCTCTCCCGTGTCAGCCACGGCAGCGACCATCTGTCCTACTCAAAGCCCAATCATCATATCACAAATTCCCCTGTCTGTCCAGCAGGCAATTTCACGCAGCCGCCTTCTGGACGGAAAGCGCACTCCGCCAAACGGAGCGATGCCGCCAGCGAAACCTGCCGCAGTTTCTCTATACCCGCAGGCAGCTTCCGCCGATGAACTCCCGGATAATCGAATTCTTCGGGATATTTTCGCTGCCGACTCCGAGGAAATAGTCGAGGAATTTCAAAAGACGCTTGGCCTCGTCGTAGTCCTCGGAATCCCTTGGGATATGGAACAAAAGCGGCTCCGCATAAAGCTTTAACACGGCCAGCTCATAGACGAGCGCCGAATTGAATGTCACGTCCGCCATCTCCTGGTAGGGGAAGATATTCCGATCCTCGCCGCGGCGCACCGACGGCCAGCGCCTTAACGTCTCCTCTGCCGAGGTTCCGCGCGTCCTGGCATCCCGCACCATCCGCCTTAAAATCCGCCCGTCAGTGGTGGGGATCCTGTTGTGCTCATCCACGTTGAGCTGGGTCAGAGCGCTGATGTAAATCCGGAACTTGTTTTCCTCTGGCAGGTTGGCCGACATTTTCGGGTTCAGGCAGTGGATCCCCTCGATTACCATCACGTCATCACGCCCAAGCTGCATGGAATCCCCGCGGTACTCCCGGCAGCCGGTGATGAAATTAAACCGCGGCATTTCAATCCGCTCCCCGCGAAGCAATGCGTTCATGTCCCGGTTGAAAAGCTCGATATCCAGGCACTCCAATGCCTCCAGATCCTGCTCGCCGTTTTCATCCTTCGGGTACTCCGACCTGTTCTTAAAATAGTTATCCATGGAAATCGGATGGGGCGTCAGTCCCAGAGCCTTAAGCTGGACAGCCAGCCGGTGGCAGAAGGTAGTCTTTCCCGACGACGACGGGCCGGCAATCAGGATGAATTTCTTTTCCGCCTGCCCCGCCGCCTGTTCCGCAATCTTTCCGATATTCTTTTCCTGAAGGGCCTCCTGCATGAGGATCAGCTCGTTCATGCGCCCGCCGGAAATCATCTCGTTTAACGCTCCCACATTCGGCACCTCGAGAAGCTCGCTCCAGTGATTCGACTCCTTTAACACATGGAACAGCTTCGGCTGCGGGTTGTGGGGCGCAATCTTTCTTGTATCGCCGCTTCCCGGAAGCAGGAGCAGAAAACCGCCCTCATAGGGAATCAGGTCGTAATACTTCACATAGCCCGTATTCTGAACCATGTAGCCGTAGAAATAGTCCTCAAAATTCCCGATGCTGTAAATATTCACCCGGGACGCACGGCGGTACTTGAAAAGCAGCTCTTTATCGCGCATCCCGTACTTTCCGAACAGTTCCACGGCCTCGTCGGTGTTGACGCTCCGCTTCATGAGCGGAAGCTTCGCCTCCACAAGCTCCGCCATCCGCGCCTTCACCTGGCTGATGAGCGCCTGATCCACAGACACGCCGCCGATGAGCTCGCCATAGACGCCGTTTCCCATGGAAAACTCGATCTGGATTTTCTCGATTTTCTCTCTCGGAACCACGTCATAAAAGGCCTTTAACATCACGAACACGGCACTCCGCTCATACGTCTTCCTTCCGACCCGGTCGGAAGCCGTGATAAACTCCGCCTCACAGTCCTGAGCGATGGTTTTGTGAAGCTCCTTTAATTTCCCGTTTGCCCGGACAAGAAGGATCTCGTCCTCATAGTCCGGCTGGAAATCCTGGGCAGCCGCAAGAAACGCCGTTCCCTCGGGATATTCCCTTGTTTTTCCGTTTACTGTTACAGCCGGCATCGCGCACCCCTTTCTCTGTTATCAGATCATCTGAGCCGGAAATCTTACCGGCATCTTTTCTATCACGATTTCATTTCCAAGCTCACGCTTTAAATACGCTTCCATGTCTTCTAAGAAGATGTGTTCCAGACCGTAATGGCCGCCGTCCAGAATCATCATGCCCTGGGCCGCCGCGTCGATTCCCTCATGATGGCTGATGTCGCCTGTGATGAGAACCTGGGCGCCGCCCTTCAGGGCCGCAGAAATTGTGCTTCCGCCGGAGCCTGGGCAGACAGCCGCCCGCCTGATGGGCTCCGTCTCAAAAAGCTCCCCGCCGTAAACCGTCACAAACGGGAGGCCGAAGGTGTTCTTCACCAGTTCCGCCAACTCCTTCCCGGAAACCGGCGTCTTAAGCTCCCCGATTTTTCCGATGCCGTAGGGGATTCCCGCAAGCTCTCCCATGGGTTCCAACGGCATTCCGCCTAAAATCCCGATCCGCTCTGCCGCCTGATCGGCCATACAGCCCGGTGCGGCGTCGTAGTTGGTGTGCATTGCGAAATAGGAAATGTCGGCCTGAATCATGGAAACAAGCCGCCTTCCGATAAAATCCTCGTCGCTCACATGGCGCACCGGCTTAAAAATTAACGGATGGTGGCTCAGGATCATATCGGCGCCGCCTCTTATGGCCTCCGCCACCGCCTCGTCGTCGGCATCCACCGTAAGCAGGAGCTTCTTTACTTCCTTTTCCTGCCGCCCAGCCAAAAGTCCCGGATTGTCCCAGTCGCAGGCACAGGCCCGCGGCGCCAGCCGCTCCAGGATTTCAATGATTTCCCTGCATTTCATTCCAAACCTCCCGATTCATGGAGAGCGCCGCCTCCGTCTCCCTCTTCCTCTCCATCGCCCGCTCAGAGCTTTCCGCCGCGGCAGACAGGGAAGAAAGGAGACCAAAAAGCCGCCGTTCCTCTTCCTCCAGATAAGACAGAAGGACAGGATCCTTTACCCTTATGAGGAATTCCCCGTAAGCAAGAGCCTTTTCGTCAAAAACCGGCCCCGGATCGCCCTCTCTCCTTCTTCGCACATCAAACACCGTATAATATTTTCCCTCGTCGCAGATCATGGCCTCCCGCTCCGTAAAAAAGCCGTTTATGAGAAGCCACCGTCTAAAAGCCGGAAGCTCTGACTGGGGAGACAGCACCCACTGGGACACAGAATCCCACATATGTTTCCC comes from the Eubacteriaceae bacterium Marseille-Q4139 genome and includes:
- a CDS encoding MATE family efflux transporter, with protein sequence MTETATGQAKAYENPLGTESIPKLLVTFSVPAIISCLINSIYNIVDQIFIGQGVGYLGNAATTVSFPIMTILVAFGTLAGSGASAYAAIKLGEKKEDEANRTLNNALYFTAIIGVILMAAGLLVLEPLLRLFGATENIMPYAIDYTSIILIGTPFNLVSIALSNLARTDGNPRLSMYGILVGAILNTILDPIYIFVFHWGVAGAAVATITSQIISAVILFTYFVRPSKNNPQHMRLKLKGARLEPALIKSFLALGISSGITQSVACVMQVIMNNSLVYYGNQSPIGGDVALSAMGIVMKISMIMAAFGIGVGIGSQPIFGYNRGALKYGRIKTTYKIAVTLATLLIFVGWIVCQTMPEAIVSIFGHENEHFTEFAVKCLRIYLFGIFCAGFQIVSTNYFQATGQPLKASILSALRQLLLLVPMILILPLFMGLDGILYSAPVADIGSAVIVACFIIPEMRKLNRHIKEAGEAA
- a CDS encoding winged helix DNA-binding protein; this encodes MMQDAFTVLKYISIIQRNTQKFFDLNLCGDQIGSGQQFFILRIAENEGMMMHELAQTGNFDKGTVTKAVKKLWEEGYIRIEADEKDGRVRRLYTTKKAEALVQKVYRLRDEWNENLMEGLADEEADALKAQLRRMAELSCRKLEWDTEREGRKNA
- a CDS encoding nucleoside kinase, which codes for MPAVTVNGKTREYPEGTAFLAAAQDFQPDYEDEILLVRANGKLKELHKTIAQDCEAEFITASDRVGRKTYERSAVFVMLKAFYDVVPREKIEKIQIEFSMGNGVYGELIGGVSVDQALISQVKARMAELVEAKLPLMKRSVNTDEAVELFGKYGMRDKELLFKYRRASRVNIYSIGNFEDYFYGYMVQNTGYVKYYDLIPYEGGFLLLLPGSGDTRKIAPHNPQPKLFHVLKESNHWSELLEVPNVGALNEMISGGRMNELILMQEALQEKNIGKIAEQAAGQAEKKFILIAGPSSSGKTTFCHRLAVQLKALGLTPHPISMDNYFKNRSEYPKDENGEQDLEALECLDIELFNRDMNALLRGERIEMPRFNFITGCREYRGDSMQLGRDDVMVIEGIHCLNPKMSANLPEENKFRIYISALTQLNVDEHNRIPTTDGRILRRMVRDARTRGTSAEETLRRWPSVRRGEDRNIFPYQEMADVTFNSALVYELAVLKLYAEPLLFHIPRDSEDYDEAKRLLKFLDYFLGVGSENIPKNSIIREFIGGSCLRV
- a CDS encoding Nif3-like dinuclear metal center hexameric protein → MKCREIIEILERLAPRACACDWDNPGLLAGRQEKEVKKLLLTVDADDEAVAEAIRGGADMILSHHPLIFKPVRHVSDEDFIGRRLVSMIQADISYFAMHTNYDAAPGCMADQAAERIGILGGMPLEPMGELAGIPYGIGKIGELKTPVSGKELAELVKNTFGLPFVTVYGGELFETEPIRRAAVCPGSGGSTISAALKGGAQVLITGDISHHEGIDAAAQGMMILDGGHYGLEHIFLEDMEAYLKRELGNEIVIEKMPVRFPAQMI
- a CDS encoding SAM-dependent methyltransferase — protein: MKLSGRLELVVSFVRPAKQAADIGTDHGYVPAELVRRGIVDSALAMDVRKGPLLRAEETIKTAGLSERIKTRLSDGLEGLLPGEAEAVVIAGMGGELMIHILEAGKHMWDSVSQWVLSPQSELPAFRRWLLINGFFTEREAMICDEGKYYTVFDVRRRREGDPGPVFDEKALAYGEFLIRVKDPVLLSYLEEEERRLFGLLSSLSAAAESSERAMERKRETEAALSMNREVWNEMQGNH